A single window of Mustela erminea isolate mMusErm1 chromosome 4, mMusErm1.Pri, whole genome shotgun sequence DNA harbors:
- the POLR1C gene encoding DNA-directed RNA polymerases I and III subunit RPAC1 isoform X2 produces the protein MAAAQAVQEMRTRVVLGEFGVRNVHTTDFPGNYSGYDDAWDQNRFEKNFRVDVVHLDENSLEFDMVGIDAAIANAFRRILLAEVPTMAVEKVLVYNNTSIVQDEILAHRLGLIPIHADPRLFEYRNQGDEEGTEIDTLQFRLQVRCTRNPHAAKDSSDPNELYVNHKGKDHAKFSPVATASYRLLPDITLLEPVEGEAAEELSRCFSPGVIEVQEVQGKKVARVANPRLDTFSREVFRNEKLKKLVRLARVRDHYIFSVESTGVLPPEVLVSEAIKVLMGKCRRFLDELDAVQMD, from the exons ATGGCGGCCGCCCAGGCGGTGCAAGAAATGCGGACCCGCGTGGTTCTGGGGGAGTTCGGGGTTCGCAAT GTTCATACCACCGACTTTCCCGGTAACTATTCGGGCTATGATGATGCCTGGGACCAAAACCGCTTCGAGAAG AACTTCCGTGTGGATGTGGTGCACCTGGATGAAAACTCATTGGAGTTCGACATGGTGGGAATTGATGCAGCCATTGCCAATGCTTTTCGACGTATTTTATTAGCTGAG GTGCCAACCATGGCTGTGGAAAAGGTCCTCGTGTACAACAACACATCCATTGTCCAGGATGAGATCCTTGCTCATCGCTTGGGGCTTATTCCTATTCATGCCGATCCCCGTCTTTTTGAGTATCGGAACCAAG GAGATGAAGAAGGCACAGAGATAGATACTCTGCAGTTTCGTCTTCAGGTCAGGTGCACGCGGAATCCCCATGCCGCTAAAGATTCCTCTGATCCCAATGAACTCTATGTGAACCACAAAG GCAAAGATCATGCCAAGTTTTCACCTGTGGCAACAGCCAGTTATAGGCTCCTGCCCGACATCACCCTGCTTGAGCCTGTGGAAGGGGAGGCAGCGGAGGAGCTGAGCCGGTGCTTCTCACCTGGGGTCATTGAAGTGCAGGAGGTCCAAG GTAAGAAGGTGGCCAGAGTTGCCAATCCCCGGCTAGATACCTTCAGCAGGGAAGTGTTCCGGAATGAGAAGCTGAAGAAGCTCGTCCGACTTGCTCGGGTTCGCGATCACTACATCT tCTCTGTCGAGTCAACAGGGGTGTTGCCACCGGAGGTGCTAGTGAGTGAAGCCATCAAGGTACTGATGGGGAAGTGCCGACGGTTCTTGGATGAACTGGATGCAGTTCAGATGGACTGA
- the POLR1C gene encoding DNA-directed RNA polymerases I and III subunit RPAC1 isoform X1, which yields MAAAQAVQEMRTRVVLGEFGVRNVHTTDFPGNYSGYDDAWDQNRFEKNFRVDVVHLDENSLEFDMVGIDAAIANAFRRILLAEVPTMAVEKVLVYNNTSIVQDEILAHRLGLIPIHADPRLFEYRNQGDEEGTEIDTLQFRLQVRCTRNPHAAKDSSDPNELYVNHKVYTRHMTWVPLGNQADLFPEGTIRPVHDDILIAQLRPGQEIDLLMHCVKGIGKDHAKFSPVATASYRLLPDITLLEPVEGEAAEELSRCFSPGVIEVQEVQGKKVARVANPRLDTFSREVFRNEKLKKLVRLARVRDHYIFSVESTGVLPPEVLVSEAIKVLMGKCRRFLDELDAVQMD from the exons ATGGCGGCCGCCCAGGCGGTGCAAGAAATGCGGACCCGCGTGGTTCTGGGGGAGTTCGGGGTTCGCAAT GTTCATACCACCGACTTTCCCGGTAACTATTCGGGCTATGATGATGCCTGGGACCAAAACCGCTTCGAGAAG AACTTCCGTGTGGATGTGGTGCACCTGGATGAAAACTCATTGGAGTTCGACATGGTGGGAATTGATGCAGCCATTGCCAATGCTTTTCGACGTATTTTATTAGCTGAG GTGCCAACCATGGCTGTGGAAAAGGTCCTCGTGTACAACAACACATCCATTGTCCAGGATGAGATCCTTGCTCATCGCTTGGGGCTTATTCCTATTCATGCCGATCCCCGTCTTTTTGAGTATCGGAACCAAG GAGATGAAGAAGGCACAGAGATAGATACTCTGCAGTTTCGTCTTCAGGTCAGGTGCACGCGGAATCCCCATGCCGCTAAAGATTCCTCTGATCCCAATGAACTCTATGTGAACCACAAAG TGTACACCAGGCACATGACATGGGTGCCCCTGGGGAATCAGGCTGACCTCTTCCCAGAGGGCACTATCAGGCCTGTGCATGATGATATTCTCATTGCCCAACTGCGGCCTGGCCAGGAGATTGACCTACTCATGCACTGTGTCAAGGGCATTG GCAAAGATCATGCCAAGTTTTCACCTGTGGCAACAGCCAGTTATAGGCTCCTGCCCGACATCACCCTGCTTGAGCCTGTGGAAGGGGAGGCAGCGGAGGAGCTGAGCCGGTGCTTCTCACCTGGGGTCATTGAAGTGCAGGAGGTCCAAG GTAAGAAGGTGGCCAGAGTTGCCAATCCCCGGCTAGATACCTTCAGCAGGGAAGTGTTCCGGAATGAGAAGCTGAAGAAGCTCGTCCGACTTGCTCGGGTTCGCGATCACTACATCT tCTCTGTCGAGTCAACAGGGGTGTTGCCACCGGAGGTGCTAGTGAGTGAAGCCATCAAGGTACTGATGGGGAAGTGCCGACGGTTCTTGGATGAACTGGATGCAGTTCAGATGGACTGA